The Halomonas sp. THAF5a genome segment GCGCCTTCGAGGAGGAGGAGAACGCGCGACTCAAGGTCGTGCCGCTGCTCGACGCCCTCTACAACAACGATGTCTGGGTGCGCGACGTGCAGCGCAAGGTGCGCGATATCGCGAGCCCCGCCGATGCGCGACTGCCGCGCATCGGCCTGATCGGGGCCAGTCGCGGCCAGTCCAGCTACTACCTGGCGCTGTTCCCCCAGTGGGAGTCGGTCAGCGTGCCGCTGGTGGAGGGCATCTCGGCGAGCCGGATCCGCGAGCGGCTCTTTCGCTCGGCCGGCTCGGCGGAGGACTACCTGAGCACCCATGCCGCCCACGACCTGCCCCCCGGCGTGGTGGCGCGGATCCGCACCTTCCTCGAGGAGGCGACCTACGACCAGCTTACCGAGGAGCAGCACCTGCTCGATCAGTATCGACAGGCCTGGGCCCAGGCGCCCTACCCGCCCATCTTCGTCACCGTCAATGCCGTGGTGGTACAGTCCGGTCATGTGCTGCTGGTCAAGCGGACCGCCGCGCCGGGCAAGGGGCTCTATGCCCTGCCCGGCGGCTTCATCAGCCCCCATGAACGGCTGATGGATGCCTGCCTGCGGGAGCTGCGCGAGCGGGTACGCCTCAAGGTGCCCGAGGCGGTGCTCAAGGGCTCGCTGCGCGGCCAGCGCCTCTTCGACGAACCCCATCGCAGCTGGCGCGGCCGCACCCTGGCCGAGGCCTTTTACTTCGCCCTGCGCCCCGAGCAGCAGCTGCCTCAGCTCAAGCCGGTCAAGGGCGGCGACCACGCCCGCTGGGTACCGCTCGCCGACCTCGACCCCGAGAGCCTGTTCGAGGATCACTTCTTCATCATCCAGGACTTCCTCGGCCTACCCGCCGACTTCGGCGGACGCTAGGGCAAGCCCTCGATTACGCCTGCAGGAAGTCCCTGGGCAACTTCATCATCTGCCGCCACAGCTTCTCGACGCCGGGCTTGTGCACCAGCGAGCAACGGTAGAGGCGAATCTCCAGCGGCACGTCCCACTGCGCATCGCCGGCCCGCACCAGGCGCCCGTCCTTGAGCTCCTGACGGATGCAGAAGTCGGGAATCCAGGCCATGCCCATGCCCTGCATCACCATCCCCTTGAGCCCCTCGGCCATGGCGGTCTCGTAGACGGTGCGCAGGCGCATGCGCACCGGGTCATTCTTGAGCAGCATGCGCACGCTGCGGCCCAGGAAGGCGCCCTGGGTATAGGCGAGGTAGGGAATCGAGGCCTGGCCCGCCAGGGGGAAACGAGGCTGGCCCTGGTCGTCGGGCAGGCAGACGGGCAGCATCTGCACCTGACCGATGGAAAACGAGGGGAAGACCTCGGCATCCAGCTGCATGCTGGCGTAGGGATCGTAGTAGGCGAGCATCAGGTCGCAGTTGCCCTCGCGCAGCACGTGGA includes the following:
- a CDS encoding bifunctional nicotinamide-nucleotide adenylyltransferase/Nudix hydroxylase, which produces MTARPDDSAPDFDCLVFIGRFQPPHLGHLAVIREALRQARQVIVLVGSAWQARSLRNPWRYEERLRMLRSAFEEEENARLKVVPLLDALYNNDVWVRDVQRKVRDIASPADARLPRIGLIGASRGQSSYYLALFPQWESVSVPLVEGISASRIRERLFRSAGSAEDYLSTHAAHDLPPGVVARIRTFLEEATYDQLTEEQHLLDQYRQAWAQAPYPPIFVTVNAVVVQSGHVLLVKRTAAPGKGLYALPGGFISPHERLMDACLRELRERVRLKVPEAVLKGSLRGQRLFDEPHRSWRGRTLAEAFYFALRPEQQLPQLKPVKGGDHARWVPLADLDPESLFEDHFFIIQDFLGLPADFGGR
- a CDS encoding LysR substrate-binding domain-containing protein, whose translation is MNLETKWLEDFVALASTRSFSASARQRHVTQPAFSRRIRSLEQAVGVTLVDRSTTPVDLTPQGQLFLVTARNIVEQLNESLGHLRGLAMANEALDIVAAHSLALSFYPQWISRLQQGLGELPTRLVAMNVGDAIHVLREGNCDLMLAYYDPYASMQLDAEVFPSFSIGQVQMLPVCLPDDQGQPRFPLAGQASIPYLAYTQGAFLGRSVRMLLKNDPVRMRLRTVYETAMAEGLKGMVMQGMGMAWIPDFCIRQELKDGRLVRAGDAQWDVPLEIRLYRCSLVHKPGVEKLWRQMMKLPRDFLQA